A portion of the Lolium rigidum isolate FL_2022 chromosome 1, APGP_CSIRO_Lrig_0.1, whole genome shotgun sequence genome contains these proteins:
- the LOC124682401 gene encoding lipid phosphate phosphatase 2-like isoform X2, producing MADIQLGCHTVRSHGAKLARLHMYDWIILLLLAVLDGLLNIIEPFHRFVGRDMMTDLSYPLKGNTIPFWAVPLVAILLPWAIFVGIYFKKKNVYDLHHGILGILYSVLITAVITDAIKDGVGRPRPDFFWRCFPDGKPNYDNITTDVICHGEKSIIKEGHKSFPSGHSSCFLTWYLAGKLAAFDRKGHIAKLCMVFLPLLVASLVAVSRVDDYWHHWQDVFAGSVIGLTVSSFCYLQFFPYPFDADGIWPHAYFQQLAETQSNGIANSYDTRPTAIEPIDEGYDAIALRDSSLILDTMESGGR from the exons ATGGCTGATATTCAATTAGGCTGCCACACTGTGAGGTCCCATGGTGCCAAACTGGCAAGACTCCACATGTACGACTGGATAATACTACTCTTACTTGCTGTTCTTGATGGACTGTTAAACATAATTGAGCCTTTTCACCGGTTTGTTGGACGCGACATGATGACAGACTTGAGTTATCCCCTAAAGGGCAATACTATTCCATTTTGGGCTGTTCCA CTCGTTGCGATTCTGCTACCCTGGGCCATCTTTGTTGGAATTTACTTCAAAAAGAAAAATGTCTATGATTTACACCATGGCATCCTTG GCATTCTATATTCGGTGCTTATAACTGCTGTGATTACTGATGCAATTAAAGATGGTGTTGGTCGCCCTCGCCCAGATTTCTTCTGGCGCTGTTTCCCTGATGGAAAACCT AATTATGATAATATAACTACTGATGTCATATGCCATGGAGAAAAAAGCATCATCAAGGAAGGTCACAAAAGTTTCCCAAGCGGGCATTCATCAT GTTTTCTTACATGGTACTTAGCTGGGAAGCTTGCAGCTTTTGATCGCAAGGGTCATATTGCAAAATTATGCATGGTGTTTCTGCCTCTACTTGTTGCATCACTTGTGGCAGTTTCTCGAGTTGATGATTACTGGCATCATTGGCAAGACGTATTTGCAGGCAGCGTCATAG GTCTTACTGTTTCTTCCTTTTGTTACCTGCAGTTTTTCCCATATCCGTTTGATGCTGATG GTATATGGCCTCATGCGTATTTCCAACAGCTAGCTGAGACTCAAAGCAACGGCATTGCAAACTCATATGACACGAGACCAACAGCAATTGAACCCATTGATGAAGGCTATGACGCCATTGCTCTGAGAGATAGCAGCCTCATCTTAGACACCATGGAGTCTGGCGGGAGATAA
- the LOC124682401 gene encoding lipid phosphate phosphatase 2-like isoform X1: protein MADIQLGCHTVRSHGAKLARLHMYDWIILLLLAVLDGLLNIIEPFHRFVGRDMMTDLSYPLKGNTIPFWAVPLVAILLPWAIFVGIYFKKKNVYDLHHGILGILYSVLITAVITDAIKDGVGRPRPDFFWRCFPDGKPNYDNITTDVICHGEKSIIKEGHKSFPSGHSSWSFAGLGFLTWYLAGKLAAFDRKGHIAKLCMVFLPLLVASLVAVSRVDDYWHHWQDVFAGSVIGLTVSSFCYLQFFPYPFDADGIWPHAYFQQLAETQSNGIANSYDTRPTAIEPIDEGYDAIALRDSSLILDTMESGGR, encoded by the exons ATGGCTGATATTCAATTAGGCTGCCACACTGTGAGGTCCCATGGTGCCAAACTGGCAAGACTCCACATGTACGACTGGATAATACTACTCTTACTTGCTGTTCTTGATGGACTGTTAAACATAATTGAGCCTTTTCACCGGTTTGTTGGACGCGACATGATGACAGACTTGAGTTATCCCCTAAAGGGCAATACTATTCCATTTTGGGCTGTTCCA CTCGTTGCGATTCTGCTACCCTGGGCCATCTTTGTTGGAATTTACTTCAAAAAGAAAAATGTCTATGATTTACACCATGGCATCCTTG GCATTCTATATTCGGTGCTTATAACTGCTGTGATTACTGATGCAATTAAAGATGGTGTTGGTCGCCCTCGCCCAGATTTCTTCTGGCGCTGTTTCCCTGATGGAAAACCT AATTATGATAATATAACTACTGATGTCATATGCCATGGAGAAAAAAGCATCATCAAGGAAGGTCACAAAAGTTTCCCAAGCGGGCATTCATCAT GGTCTTTTGCTGGTCTAGGTTTTCTTACATGGTACTTAGCTGGGAAGCTTGCAGCTTTTGATCGCAAGGGTCATATTGCAAAATTATGCATGGTGTTTCTGCCTCTACTTGTTGCATCACTTGTGGCAGTTTCTCGAGTTGATGATTACTGGCATCATTGGCAAGACGTATTTGCAGGCAGCGTCATAG GTCTTACTGTTTCTTCCTTTTGTTACCTGCAGTTTTTCCCATATCCGTTTGATGCTGATG GTATATGGCCTCATGCGTATTTCCAACAGCTAGCTGAGACTCAAAGCAACGGCATTGCAAACTCATATGACACGAGACCAACAGCAATTGAACCCATTGATGAAGGCTATGACGCCATTGCTCTGAGAGATAGCAGCCTCATCTTAGACACCATGGAGTCTGGCGGGAGATAA